From the genome of Cytobacillus luteolus, one region includes:
- a CDS encoding YppE family protein: MINNDLIALTNNLLERAEESIHRLESVKGNEDYEPDFFGEVKPYADEVHATLDKWRELTLTWIQKENPKYLYKLQIDTAIENIELLIVQSFYKDTREKRAKETYQSIVYTLKSILDQIHQKQ, from the coding sequence ATGATTAATAACGATTTAATTGCTTTAACTAACAATTTGTTAGAAAGGGCAGAAGAATCCATTCACAGGTTAGAATCAGTAAAAGGAAACGAAGACTACGAACCTGACTTCTTCGGTGAAGTAAAGCCTTATGCTGATGAGGTGCATGCAACTCTTGATAAGTGGAGAGAGTTGACACTAACTTGGATACAAAAAGAAAATCCAAAATACTTATATAAACTACAAATCGATACAGCGATTGAAAACATAGAACTTCTCATTGTTCAATCATTCTACAAAGACACAAGAGAAAAAAGAGCAAAAGAAACGTACCAATCAATTGTCTACACTCTAAAATCAATACTAGATCAAATACATCAAAAGCAATAA
- the yppF gene encoding YppF family protein, with translation MILNELKEKFIQLKMYEPVDNNELLDLAKQLYIKNQITIIDYRNFVRELEMNGALNPENTDELIEL, from the coding sequence ATGATATTAAACGAACTTAAAGAAAAGTTTATCCAGTTGAAAATGTATGAGCCGGTAGATAACAATGAATTATTGGATTTAGCAAAGCAGCTTTATATCAAAAATCAAATCACAATCATTGATTATCGTAATTTTGTTCGTGAGCTCGAAATGAATGGAGCACTTAACCCTGAGAATACTGATGAATTAATTGAATTGTAA
- a CDS encoding YppG family protein, whose translation MFTHRKNPRRNGFPQNYQSNGWPHYYGQQPMGPNYQQPMGPNYQQSQQFTMPNQMYNNVPYPTPYSAQQQYQTPYPLQQNQFAQNSKPSGVQSIMSQFKNKDGSYNVDKMMNTAGQMIGAVNQIGSMVQGFTKTFKT comes from the coding sequence GTGTTTACTCATAGAAAAAACCCACGTAGAAATGGGTTTCCACAAAATTATCAATCAAATGGTTGGCCGCACTATTATGGTCAACAGCCAATGGGACCGAATTATCAACAACCAATGGGACCGAACTATCAACAATCACAACAATTTACTATGCCAAATCAAATGTATAACAATGTTCCATATCCTACACCTTATTCAGCACAGCAACAATATCAGACACCATATCCACTTCAACAGAACCAGTTTGCACAAAACTCAAAACCTTCAGGAGTGCAGTCTATTATGAGCCAGTTTAAGAACAAAGATGGTTCCTACAATGTTGATAAAATGATGAATACAGCTGGACAAATGATTGGTGCAGTGAACCAGATAGGATCAATGGTTCAAGGTTTTACAAAGACATTCAAAACTTAG
- a CDS encoding phage holin family protein has translation MLEAMFSQISIHSQLVLVVPALIVLGFALKHTPKVHDWMIIWILLFGGTLASVIKLGFTVNGIANGLIAAGAAITTHQFVKQSRKSRGKKKDC, from the coding sequence ATGCTAGAAGCAATGTTTAGTCAGATTTCAATCCATTCACAGTTGGTGTTAGTTGTACCGGCTTTAATCGTGCTAGGATTTGCTCTAAAACATACTCCAAAGGTTCACGATTGGATGATTATTTGGATATTATTGTTTGGAGGCACACTTGCTAGTGTAATAAAGCTAGGTTTTACAGTAAACGGAATTGCAAACGGTCTAATTGCTGCTGGTGCAGCGATAACAACACATCAATTTGTTAAACAATCCCGTAAATCTAGAGGTAAAAAAAAGGATTGTTAG
- a CDS encoding MFS transporter: MNYSSEHIKNNEKLSILNGASSIVANSLVSGFIPLFAIGVLGATNQQVGLISSLPSLMSMLAMIPAAMWINRLETKKTFTGLSILSARFFLLLMVFIPFITIVNQAWILVVLIALMNLPNAIATLSWQSFIGDIIPDKRRGAFFSERSRILTFVGMVVTIAAGVVISRFDKTDTFPYQLLFLVGFIFGVIEVYFLMKHYEIKVEKVKVKEKKAFTTTLKKMISHRPYRSFVLCAVLFNFGWQMAWPLFTIYQINDAQATAIWISLFTVVNSISQMLSYKWWGRSADKWGNSVMLFIAGIGMATAPILTILSTNLIYLTIINLFSGIFVAGTVMLLFNQLLHVSPEKERTSFLATYNIILGAVGFIAPQIGVFLLELYNIQIAMSISSGIRLLGGLAFLLVVIYIERKSNKHPLNPLPLNG, from the coding sequence ATGAATTATTCATCAGAGCATATTAAAAATAATGAAAAACTAAGTATATTAAATGGAGCTTCCTCAATCGTTGCAAATAGCCTTGTAAGTGGCTTTATTCCTTTATTTGCAATAGGGGTACTAGGTGCTACAAACCAACAGGTTGGCCTAATAAGCTCACTACCATCTTTAATGAGTATGCTAGCAATGATCCCAGCTGCAATGTGGATCAATAGACTCGAGACTAAAAAAACGTTTACTGGATTATCAATATTAAGTGCTAGATTCTTCCTGCTGTTAATGGTCTTTATTCCTTTTATAACAATTGTAAATCAGGCATGGATACTTGTTGTCTTAATTGCGTTAATGAACCTTCCCAATGCGATTGCTACACTTTCATGGCAATCGTTTATTGGGGATATTATTCCAGATAAGCGAAGAGGAGCTTTTTTTAGTGAAAGGAGCAGAATCTTAACCTTTGTTGGAATGGTTGTTACAATTGCTGCTGGTGTTGTTATTAGTCGCTTTGATAAGACTGACACATTTCCATACCAATTATTGTTTTTAGTGGGATTTATATTCGGTGTGATTGAAGTTTATTTCTTAATGAAGCATTATGAAATAAAAGTAGAGAAAGTAAAAGTAAAAGAGAAAAAAGCCTTTACCACAACTTTAAAAAAGATGATTAGTCATAGGCCTTATAGGAGTTTTGTTTTATGTGCAGTCCTATTTAATTTTGGATGGCAAATGGCCTGGCCTTTATTTACCATTTACCAAATCAATGATGCACAGGCTACTGCGATATGGATTAGTTTATTTACTGTAGTAAATTCCATTTCTCAAATGTTAAGCTACAAATGGTGGGGAAGATCTGCAGATAAGTGGGGTAACTCTGTCATGCTATTTATTGCAGGTATTGGAATGGCAACTGCTCCAATCTTAACCATACTATCAACGAATCTTATCTATTTAACGATAATAAATTTATTCTCTGGAATTTTTGTTGCGGGAACAGTTATGCTTCTTTTTAACCAACTGCTACATGTATCTCCTGAAAAAGAGCGAACATCATTTTTAGCCACATATAATATTATTTTGGGAGCTGTAGGCTTTATTGCACCCCAAATCGGCGTATTCCTACTCGAGCTATATAATATACAAATTGCCATGTCAATATCCTCTGGAATTCGACTGCTAGGAGGATTAGCGTTTTTATTAGTTGTAATCTATATAGAAAGAAAATCAAACAAGCACCCGTTAAACCCACTACCACTTAATGGATAA